One Cedecea neteri DNA segment encodes these proteins:
- the fdhF gene encoding formate dehydrogenase subunit alpha, with translation MKKVVTVCPYCASGCKINLVVDNGKIVKAEGAQGKTNQGDLCLKGYYGWDFITDTKILTPRLKTPMIRRERGGKLEAVSWDEALDYVSSRLSEIKAKYGPNAIQTTGSSRGTGNETNYVMQKFARAVIGTNNVDCCARVUHGPSVAGLHQSVGNGAMSNSIVEIEDTDLVFVFGYNPADSHPIVANRVIKAKQKGAQIIVVDPRKIETARIADMHLRLRNGSNIALLNAIGHVIIEENLYDHAFVASRTEGFEEYRKIVEGYTPESVEEITGVSAGEIRAAARMYAKAKTATILWGMGVTQFYQGVETVRSLTSLALMTGNLGKPNVGVNPVRGQNNVQGACDMGALPDMFPGNQYVRDAETRSKFAAAWGVDALPEANGYRISELPHRVEHGEVRAAYIMGEDPLQTDAELSAVRKAFAGLELVIVQDIFMTKTAAEADVILPSTSWGEHEGVFTAADRGFQRFFKAVEPKWDLKTDWQIISEISTRMGYPMRYSNTQEIWDELRHLCPDFYGATYEKMGELGYIQWPCRDTSDADQGTSYLYESKFERPNGLGQFFTCDWAPPIDRVTDEYPMVLSTVREVGHYSCRSMTGNCAALAALADEPGYAQIHVEDAARLGIEDEALIWVNSRKGRVITRAAVSERPNKGAVYMTYQWWIGACNELVTENLSPITKTPEYKYCAVRVEPIADQQAAEQYVIDEYNKLKARLRESAMG, from the coding sequence ATGAAAAAAGTCGTCACGGTTTGCCCCTATTGCGCCTCGGGTTGCAAGATAAACCTGGTGGTGGATAACGGCAAAATCGTCAAGGCGGAAGGCGCACAGGGTAAAACCAACCAGGGCGACCTGTGCCTGAAGGGGTATTACGGTTGGGATTTTATCACTGACACCAAAATCCTTACCCCGCGCCTGAAAACTCCGATGATTCGCCGCGAGCGCGGCGGCAAGCTGGAAGCCGTATCCTGGGACGAAGCGCTGGATTACGTCAGCTCACGCCTGAGCGAGATCAAAGCCAAGTATGGCCCGAACGCCATTCAAACCACCGGCTCCTCACGCGGGACCGGCAACGAAACCAACTATGTAATGCAAAAATTTGCGCGCGCCGTTATTGGAACCAATAACGTCGATTGCTGCGCACGTGTCTGACACGGCCCATCGGTTGCAGGTCTGCACCAGTCGGTCGGGAATGGCGCGATGAGTAACTCCATCGTCGAGATTGAGGATACTGATTTAGTCTTTGTGTTCGGGTACAACCCGGCAGATTCACACCCTATCGTGGCTAATCGCGTGATTAAGGCGAAGCAGAAAGGGGCACAGATTATTGTTGTCGATCCGCGCAAAATTGAAACCGCGCGCATTGCCGACATGCATTTAAGGTTACGCAACGGCTCAAACATCGCGCTGCTGAATGCGATTGGCCACGTCATTATTGAAGAGAATCTTTACGACCACGCTTTCGTCGCTTCTCGTACCGAGGGCTTCGAGGAGTATCGCAAAATTGTTGAAGGCTATACGCCGGAATCCGTAGAAGAAATCACTGGCGTCAGCGCCGGGGAAATCCGTGCGGCCGCGCGTATGTATGCCAAAGCCAAAACGGCCACCATCCTGTGGGGCATGGGCGTGACCCAGTTCTACCAGGGCGTGGAAACCGTGCGCTCGCTCACCAGCCTGGCGCTGATGACCGGCAACCTCGGCAAGCCTAACGTGGGTGTGAACCCGGTTCGCGGCCAGAACAACGTGCAGGGTGCCTGCGATATGGGCGCGCTGCCGGATATGTTCCCCGGCAATCAGTACGTTCGTGACGCGGAAACCCGCAGCAAATTTGCGGCAGCCTGGGGCGTTGACGCTCTGCCGGAGGCTAACGGCTACCGCATCAGCGAACTGCCTCACCGCGTCGAGCACGGGGAAGTCCGTGCGGCCTATATTATGGGGGAAGATCCGCTCCAGACCGACGCCGAGCTTTCCGCCGTGCGCAAAGCGTTTGCCGGGCTTGAGCTGGTGATTGTGCAGGACATCTTCATGACCAAAACCGCCGCCGAGGCAGACGTTATTTTACCGTCCACCTCCTGGGGCGAGCATGAAGGCGTCTTCACCGCCGCCGACCGTGGCTTCCAGCGCTTCTTTAAAGCGGTTGAGCCGAAGTGGGATCTCAAAACGGACTGGCAGATTATCAGCGAAATCTCCACCCGTATGGGCTACCCGATGCGCTACAGCAACACCCAGGAAATCTGGGACGAGCTGCGCCACCTGTGCCCGGACTTCTACGGGGCAACCTACGAGAAGATGGGCGAGCTGGGCTATATCCAGTGGCCTTGCCGGGACACGTCCGACGCGGATCAGGGCACTTCTTACTTGTATGAAAGCAAGTTCGAACGCCCTAACGGGCTGGGGCAGTTCTTCACCTGCGACTGGGCACCGCCTATCGATCGCGTCACCGACGAGTACCCGATGGTGCTTTCGACAGTGCGTGAAGTTGGCCACTACTCCTGTCGTTCAATGACCGGGAACTGTGCAGCCCTGGCAGCGCTGGCCGATGAGCCGGGTTATGCACAAATCCACGTCGAAGATGCCGCCCGGCTGGGCATTGAAGATGAAGCATTGATTTGGGTGAATTCGCGCAAAGGCCGGGTTATTACCCGGGCAGCGGTCAGCGAACGTCCGAATAAAGGCGCGGTGTACATGACCTATCAGTGGTGGATTGGTGCCTGTAATGAGCTGGTGACGGAGAACCTGAGCCCGATTACCAAAACGCCGGAGTACAAGTACTGCGCCGTGCGCGTCGAGCCGATCGCCGATCAGCAGGCCGCCGAGCAGTATGTGATTGATGAGTACAACAAGCTGAAGGCCCGGCTGCGCGAAAGCGCGATGGGGTAA
- a CDS encoding response regulator yields the protein MKPAILVVDDDKAICDVLRDVLSEHVFDVLVCHSGNEALQIVASEPSVALILLDMMLPDTNGLLVLQQVQKLRPALPVVMLTGMGSESDVVVGLEMGADDYIAKPFNGRVVVARVKAVLRRSGALAVESSPTKTSGLQFNGWRLDTDRCQLMNAQQQQVDLTQGEYGLLLSLVQNARKVLSREKLLELTHSESLEVFDRTIDVLIMRLRRKIEVNPHQPTLIRTIRGVGYVFAADITHGENNAV from the coding sequence ATGAAACCTGCAATCCTGGTGGTGGATGACGACAAGGCCATTTGCGACGTGCTGCGCGATGTGCTCAGTGAACACGTTTTTGATGTGTTGGTATGCCACAGCGGGAATGAAGCGCTGCAAATTGTGGCGTCAGAGCCTTCTGTGGCGCTGATTTTGCTGGACATGATGCTGCCGGATACCAACGGCCTGCTGGTGCTTCAGCAGGTGCAGAAACTGCGTCCCGCTTTACCGGTGGTGATGCTGACCGGCATGGGTAGCGAGTCCGATGTAGTGGTGGGGCTGGAAATGGGCGCCGATGACTACATCGCCAAACCGTTCAACGGTCGCGTGGTCGTCGCGCGGGTGAAGGCGGTGCTGAGGCGCAGCGGAGCGCTGGCCGTAGAAAGCAGCCCGACCAAAACCAGCGGGCTGCAGTTTAACGGCTGGCGGCTGGACACCGATCGCTGCCAGTTGATGAATGCTCAACAGCAGCAGGTTGATCTCACTCAGGGCGAATATGGCCTGCTGCTTTCCCTGGTGCAGAACGCCAGGAAAGTGCTGTCGCGAGAAAAGCTGCTCGAGCTAACCCACAGCGAAAGCCTCGAAGTGTTCGACCGCACCATCGACGTATTAATCATGCGGCTGCGCCGAAAAATCGAGGTCAATCCGCACCAGCCCACGCTGATTCGCACCATCCGCGGCGTGGGTTACGTCTTCGCCGCCGACATCACCCACGGCGAAAATAATGCGGTTTAG
- a CDS encoding AraC family transcriptional regulator, with the protein MIKNTPQSPAPDYSEWLSGPALIALEGSVAPESEYLLGTREVAWHQHLRGQVFCVESGLLHVHTADGAWFLPPHRASWLPPGVTHKVSISGAVKGWTLLIAPESCSGLPEKPCVIAVSEVLHALARRACQWDKQAEPEPEQQRMAAVIYDEICRAPHEALHLPMPTDNRLKKVASALLANPGDERTFEAWAAFGALSPRTLRRLFVAETGLNFAQWRRQVRLTHGLDKLALGMSVSEVSELLGYASPGNFIHMFKNAFGTSPARYFSAGK; encoded by the coding sequence ATGATAAAAAATACTCCTCAGTCACCAGCCCCCGACTACAGCGAATGGCTTAGCGGCCCGGCGCTGATTGCGCTTGAAGGCAGCGTCGCACCTGAAAGTGAATATCTGCTCGGCACGCGTGAGGTGGCCTGGCATCAGCATCTGCGCGGCCAGGTTTTTTGCGTTGAGTCTGGGTTACTGCACGTTCACACCGCCGACGGAGCCTGGTTTTTGCCTCCTCATCGCGCCAGCTGGCTGCCGCCGGGCGTCACCCACAAAGTCAGCATCAGCGGAGCCGTCAAAGGCTGGACGCTGCTGATTGCGCCCGAAAGCTGCTCGGGTTTGCCGGAAAAGCCCTGCGTGATTGCCGTTTCAGAGGTGCTTCACGCGCTCGCCCGTCGCGCCTGCCAATGGGATAAGCAGGCGGAACCCGAGCCGGAACAGCAGCGCATGGCCGCCGTTATTTACGACGAGATTTGTCGTGCGCCGCATGAAGCGCTGCATTTACCGATGCCGACGGACAACCGGCTGAAAAAAGTGGCTTCTGCGCTGCTCGCCAACCCCGGCGATGAGCGGACTTTTGAAGCGTGGGCGGCATTCGGGGCGCTTTCGCCCCGCACTCTGCGTCGCCTTTTTGTGGCGGAAACCGGCCTGAATTTTGCCCAGTGGCGCAGGCAGGTTCGGCTGACCCACGGGCTGGATAAGCTGGCGCTGGGGATGTCGGTGTCGGAGGTTTCAGAATTACTTGGCTATGCGTCGCCGGGCAATTTTATTCATATGTTCAAAAATGCCTTTGGCACTTCACCCGCCCGCTATTTTTCCGCAGGCAAATAA
- a CDS encoding FAD-dependent oxidoreductase: MSTSSVAIIGAGLGGLALAQGLKSRGISVTVYEADPAADSRIQGYRIRIDAQGQRALAEVLPPALYQLFRQTASVASTEGRFLDRTGQEANGRQPEGWHQAEQNPDLEPDLSIHRQTLREILMCGLERSLRYGHALEGYHQESEGRVGLRFAHAAEASCQLLVGADGVNSRVRAQLAPDAVPMDSGYLCLYGKSALTAEKAEYEGTNVVFCDGFSAIVDEMRFRPDFTALAAKAGFGGSLTQTEDYLYWALIGSGSRLGVPLGSLSLPPMLQKLIQRTLPEHIATLPVRYGNPAIAWLPGNVTLLGDAVHAMSPAGGIGANTALRDAADLAAILLGKGLSGMADYESLVLARGKAAVADSAVAAAKLSG; this comes from the coding sequence ATGAGTACTTCAAGCGTTGCAATTATTGGTGCGGGACTGGGCGGGCTGGCGCTGGCTCAGGGCCTGAAAAGTCGCGGCATTAGCGTCACCGTTTACGAGGCAGATCCGGCAGCCGACAGCCGTATTCAGGGCTACCGAATTCGGATCGATGCCCAGGGGCAGCGGGCGCTGGCGGAGGTGTTGCCTCCTGCGCTTTATCAGCTTTTCCGGCAAACGGCCTCGGTAGCCAGCACGGAAGGGCGTTTTCTGGATCGTACCGGGCAAGAGGCCAATGGCCGCCAGCCTGAAGGCTGGCATCAGGCCGAACAAAACCCCGATCTCGAGCCAGACTTAAGCATTCACCGCCAGACGCTGCGGGAAATCCTGATGTGCGGCCTCGAGAGGTCTCTGCGCTACGGCCACGCTTTAGAGGGTTACCATCAGGAAAGTGAAGGCCGGGTAGGGCTAAGGTTTGCTCATGCGGCCGAGGCAAGCTGCCAGCTTCTGGTCGGCGCGGACGGCGTTAATTCACGGGTCAGGGCACAGCTTGCCCCTGATGCCGTGCCGATGGATTCTGGCTATCTCTGCCTTTATGGCAAAAGCGCTTTAACGGCAGAAAAAGCCGAGTACGAAGGCACTAACGTGGTGTTTTGTGACGGGTTCAGCGCCATTGTGGATGAAATGCGTTTTCGGCCAGACTTTACGGCGCTTGCGGCAAAGGCAGGGTTTGGTGGCAGCCTCACGCAGACCGAGGATTATCTTTACTGGGCGCTAATCGGCTCTGGTTCGCGGTTAGGTGTTCCCTTAGGCAGTCTGTCTCTTCCCCCGATGCTGCAAAAACTTATTCAACGGACTTTGCCTGAACATATTGCGACCTTGCCGGTTCGCTACGGCAATCCGGCCATTGCCTGGCTGCCTGGAAACGTCACGCTGCTGGGTGACGCCGTCCACGCCATGAGTCCGGCTGGCGGCATTGGCGCTAATACGGCGCTGAGAGATGCCGCCGATCTTGCCGCGATACTTCTCGGCAAAGGCCTGTCCGGCATGGCTGATTATGAAAGCCTGGTGCTTGCCAGGGGGAAAGCGGCCGTGGCAGATTCCGCCGTGGCGGCCGCGAAGCTTTCCGGCTAG
- a CDS encoding D-lyxose/D-mannose family sugar isomerase — translation MKRSEVNQYLNETRQFFARHGVQLPPFASFPPQKWLQVNPRSWQEVFDLKLGWDITDFGGGDFLTMGLTLFTLRNGSPEGAPYAKSYAEKVMHVRDNQMTPMHFHWSKQEDIINRGGGNLIVELWQSDPFEQPDETDITVVIDGCRQTHAAGSQLRLSPGESISLVPEMYHSFWGEPGYGDVLVGEVSMVNDDDHDNRFLKPLERFSTLTEDAAPALLLCHEYRQFI, via the coding sequence ATGAAACGCTCCGAGGTCAATCAATACCTGAATGAAACCCGGCAGTTTTTTGCCCGCCACGGTGTACAACTACCACCGTTCGCCAGCTTCCCACCGCAAAAATGGCTGCAGGTTAACCCCCGCAGCTGGCAAGAGGTCTTCGATCTGAAACTCGGGTGGGACATCACCGACTTCGGCGGCGGCGACTTCCTGACAATGGGCCTGACGCTATTTACCCTGCGCAATGGTTCCCCGGAAGGCGCTCCCTACGCCAAATCCTACGCCGAGAAAGTCATGCATGTGCGTGATAACCAGATGACGCCGATGCATTTTCACTGGAGCAAGCAGGAAGACATCATCAACCGCGGCGGCGGGAACTTGATTGTCGAACTGTGGCAGTCCGATCCCTTCGAACAGCCTGACGAAACAGACATCACAGTGGTGATTGACGGCTGCCGCCAGACGCACGCGGCGGGCAGCCAGCTGCGCTTATCGCCCGGCGAAAGCATCAGCCTGGTGCCGGAGATGTACCACAGCTTTTGGGGTGAGCCGGGCTATGGCGACGTGCTGGTCGGTGAAGTGTCGATGGTTAACGATGACGACCACGACAACCGCTTTTTAAAACCGCTTGAGCGCTTCAGTACCCTTACCGAAGATGCTGCCCCGGCGCTGCTTTTGTGCCATGAATACCGGCAGTTTATCTAG
- a CDS encoding ABC transporter substrate-binding protein, whose amino-acid sequence MRLKPIVTALLAGAMIAGAPFAQAKELKSIGVTVGDLANPFFVQITKGAELEARKLAGDNVKVTLVSSGYDLGQQVAQIDNFIAAKVDMIILNAADSKGIGPAVKRAKDAGIVVVAVDVAADGADATITSDNTQAGQMACKYISDRLKDKGNVVIINGPPVSAVQNRVEGCETEFKKHPDIKILSSNQNAKGSREGGLEVMTSLLAANPKIDGVFAINDPTAIGADLAAKQAQRNEFFIVGVDGSPDGEEALKRGGSSLFVATPAQDPQVMAAKAVEIGYDILQGKPAPKGPVLIPVTMIDKSNIGSYKGWTVK is encoded by the coding sequence ATGCGTTTGAAACCTATAGTTACTGCGTTACTGGCTGGTGCAATGATCGCAGGCGCGCCGTTTGCCCAGGCGAAAGAGTTAAAGTCGATCGGCGTGACGGTGGGCGACCTCGCCAACCCGTTCTTCGTGCAGATCACCAAAGGTGCCGAGCTGGAAGCCCGCAAGCTCGCCGGTGATAACGTGAAAGTGACGCTGGTCTCCAGCGGCTACGATCTTGGCCAGCAGGTGGCGCAGATCGACAACTTTATCGCCGCGAAGGTGGACATGATCATCCTTAACGCCGCGGATTCTAAAGGGATCGGCCCGGCGGTAAAACGCGCGAAAGACGCCGGGATCGTTGTTGTGGCGGTGGACGTTGCGGCAGACGGCGCCGATGCCACGATCACTTCCGATAACACTCAGGCCGGGCAAATGGCCTGTAAGTACATTTCGGATCGCCTGAAAGACAAAGGCAACGTGGTGATCATCAACGGGCCGCCGGTTTCCGCCGTGCAGAACCGCGTCGAAGGCTGCGAAACCGAATTCAAAAAACACCCGGATATTAAGATCCTTTCGTCTAACCAGAATGCTAAGGGCAGCCGTGAAGGTGGCCTGGAAGTGATGACCTCGCTGCTGGCGGCGAATCCGAAGATCGACGGCGTGTTTGCGATCAACGACCCAACGGCGATCGGGGCCGATCTGGCGGCAAAACAGGCTCAACGTAACGAGTTCTTTATTGTCGGCGTGGACGGCAGCCCGGATGGGGAAGAAGCCCTGAAGCGCGGCGGCAGCTCGCTGTTTGTGGCGACCCCGGCCCAGGATCCGCAGGTGATGGCGGCGAAAGCGGTTGAGATTGGCTATGACATTTTGCAGGGCAAACCCGCGCCGAAAGGCCCGGTGCTGATCCCGGTGACGATGATCGATAAGAGCAATATCGGCAGCTACAAAGGGTGGACGGTGAAGTAA
- a CDS encoding ABC transporter permease subunit, whose amino-acid sequence MTNSGTQPVAKSASLKKALFGDLMQTVGILPILVLIIAVFGFVAPNFFTESNLLNIARQSSINIVLAAGMTFIILTGGIDLSVGSILGTTAVTAMVVSLMPGWEGLSIPAALLMGTGLGLFNGMLVAWAGLPPFIVTLGTYTALRGAAYLLADGTTVINSNINFEWIGNAYLGPVPWLVVIALLVIAVCWFILRRTTLGVHIYAVGGNMQAARLTGIKVWMVLLFVYGMSGLLSGLGGIMSASRLYSANGNLGVGYELDAIAAVILGGTSFVGGIGTITGTLVGALIIATLNNGMTLMGVSYFWQLVIKGAVIIIAVLIDKYRTRHNQSA is encoded by the coding sequence ATGACTAACTCAGGCACGCAACCGGTGGCAAAATCCGCCTCGCTCAAAAAAGCCCTGTTCGGCGATTTGATGCAAACCGTCGGTATTCTGCCGATTCTGGTACTGATCATCGCCGTCTTTGGCTTTGTCGCCCCTAACTTCTTCACCGAGTCTAACCTGCTCAATATCGCCCGCCAGTCGTCCATCAACATCGTGCTGGCGGCGGGAATGACCTTCATTATTCTGACCGGCGGTATCGACCTGTCCGTTGGCTCCATCCTCGGTACCACCGCCGTCACGGCGATGGTGGTGTCGCTGATGCCCGGCTGGGAAGGCCTGTCGATTCCGGCGGCGCTGCTGATGGGCACCGGGCTGGGGCTGTTTAACGGCATGCTGGTCGCCTGGGCTGGGCTGCCGCCGTTTATCGTCACGCTCGGCACCTATACCGCGCTGCGAGGCGCAGCGTATCTGCTGGCCGACGGCACCACAGTGATTAACTCCAACATCAACTTCGAGTGGATTGGTAACGCCTATCTCGGCCCGGTGCCGTGGCTGGTGGTTATCGCCCTGCTGGTGATTGCGGTGTGTTGGTTCATTCTGCGCCGCACCACGCTGGGTGTTCATATCTACGCGGTGGGTGGCAACATGCAGGCGGCACGCCTGACCGGTATCAAAGTGTGGATGGTGCTGCTGTTCGTGTACGGCATGAGCGGGCTGCTTTCCGGCCTGGGCGGCATCATGAGTGCGTCACGGCTTTACAGCGCCAACGGTAACCTCGGCGTGGGCTACGAGCTGGATGCGATTGCCGCCGTTATCCTCGGCGGAACCAGTTTCGTGGGAGGAATTGGCACCATCACCGGCACGCTGGTGGGGGCGCTGATTATCGCCACGCTCAACAACGGCATGACGCTGATGGGCGTCTCCTATTTCTGGCAATTGGTGATCAAAGGGGCGGTGATCATCATAGCGGTGCTGATCGACAAATACCGTACCCGTCACAATCAAAGTGCATAA
- a CDS encoding sugar ABC transporter ATP-binding protein → MSRVPILEMRNIAKSFGKFYALKGVDLTVFPGEIHALMGENGAGKSTLMKILAGAYIATSGEVLIDGEPYAIKGPKDALNAGITLIYQEMQLAPNLTVAENIFLGSELARGGLVQRKEMVQQAQAVIDRLGAQFKATDLVMKLTIAEQQQVEIARALQRNSRILVMDEPTAALSSRETHRLFELIFRLRDEGMAIIYISHRMAEIYELSDRVSVLRDGQYVGSLTRENLNASELVKMMVGRPLSDLFNKERDIPLGSPRLNVHHLTDNGKVQPVSLHVRSGEIVGLAGLVGAGRSELAQLIFGVRKPTGGSIEIDGQLVTLHSPREAIQHGIGFLTENRKEQGLFLELAAQDNITMATLERDAHFGMLDRKKAQTISDDAISLLNIRVPHAQVRAGGLSGGNQQKLLISRWVAIGPRILILDEPTRGVDVGAKSEIYRIMNQLARQGVAILMISSELPEVVGMSDRVYVMREGSIAGELLRHNITQENIMTLATGVTEAHKKEVHHD, encoded by the coding sequence ATGAGCAGAGTTCCCATTCTGGAAATGCGCAATATTGCCAAGTCGTTTGGCAAATTTTATGCGCTAAAAGGCGTCGATTTAACGGTCTTCCCCGGTGAAATCCATGCGCTAATGGGCGAGAACGGCGCGGGCAAAAGTACCCTGATGAAGATCCTCGCCGGGGCTTACATCGCCACCAGCGGCGAAGTGCTGATTGACGGTGAACCCTACGCCATCAAAGGCCCGAAAGATGCCCTCAACGCTGGCATCACGCTGATTTACCAGGAGATGCAGCTCGCGCCAAACCTTACCGTGGCGGAGAACATTTTCCTTGGCAGCGAGCTGGCGCGCGGCGGCCTGGTGCAGCGTAAAGAGATGGTGCAGCAGGCGCAGGCGGTGATTGACCGCCTCGGGGCGCAGTTTAAAGCCACCGACCTCGTGATGAAGCTCACCATTGCCGAGCAGCAGCAGGTTGAGATTGCCCGTGCGCTCCAGCGCAACAGCCGTATTCTGGTGATGGATGAACCCACCGCCGCCCTCTCCTCTCGCGAAACGCATCGCCTGTTTGAGCTGATTTTCCGCCTGCGCGATGAAGGCATGGCGATTATCTACATCAGCCACCGCATGGCGGAGATCTATGAGCTGTCTGACCGGGTCAGCGTGCTGCGCGACGGCCAGTACGTCGGCAGCCTGACGCGCGAAAACCTGAACGCCAGCGAGCTGGTCAAAATGATGGTGGGCCGCCCCCTCAGCGACCTGTTTAACAAAGAGCGGGATATCCCATTGGGCAGCCCTCGCCTGAATGTCCATCACCTGACGGACAACGGCAAAGTACAGCCCGTCAGCCTGCATGTTCGTTCCGGGGAGATAGTCGGCCTGGCCGGATTGGTTGGCGCGGGACGTTCAGAACTGGCACAGCTGATCTTCGGCGTGCGCAAACCTACGGGCGGCTCGATTGAGATCGACGGCCAGCTTGTGACGCTGCACTCCCCCCGCGAGGCGATTCAGCACGGCATTGGCTTCCTGACCGAAAACCGCAAAGAGCAGGGGCTGTTCCTTGAGCTGGCCGCGCAGGACAACATCACCATGGCCACGCTTGAGCGTGACGCCCACTTCGGCATGCTCGACCGCAAAAAAGCCCAGACCATTTCCGACGACGCCATCAGCCTGCTGAATATTCGCGTCCCTCACGCACAGGTTCGCGCCGGGGGCCTGTCCGGCGGCAACCAGCAAAAACTGCTGATTTCCCGCTGGGTTGCCATTGGCCCGCGCATCCTGATCCTCGACGAGCCAACGCGCGGCGTGGACGTGGGCGCAAAAAGCGAGATTTACCGCATCATGAACCAGCTGGCCCGCCAGGGCGTGGCCATTTTAATGATTTCCAGCGAGCTGCCCGAAGTGGTGGGCATGAGCGACCGGGTGTACGTCATGCGCGAAGGCAGCATTGCCGGCGAGCTGCTGCGCCACAACATTACGCAAGAAAATATTATGACCCTGGCTACCGGCGTGACCGAGGCCCATAAGAAAGAGGTGCACCATGACTAA